The segment GAATCATCGCCCGTTTGAAAATGACGCGCTCTGCCAAATAATCCGTCACTGCGAGCGAGTCCCTCTGACCCGTGACTTTGAAGGGGACGAGCGAAGCAGTCCGGTGGGATTGTCCTCGATCTTTAGATCGGTCCAGCACTCACAGGTCGGGGTGAAACCTCTTCACCATCTTGCCATTGGATTGTCTGCTATGGCAAAGCCGATGTATGTATACATACTCACGAATCAAAGGCACACCGTGCTTTACACCGGAGTGACGAATGATCTCGAGAGGCGTTTGGCGGAGCATAGATCGAAGGAGAACCGGGGGTTCACTTATAGATACAATGTGACGAAGCTGGTGTACTTCGAGGAGTTCGACAATCCGGATGATGCCATACAGCGGGAGAAACAGATCAAGGCGGGATCGCGACAGAAGAAGCTTGATTTGATAAATGGCCTGAACCCGGGATGGAGGGATCTGGCAGAGATTTCGGACTAGCAGGATCTCGCTAGAGGCTATCTCAAAAACGCCAGCCACGTCATTGCGAGGCGCTTTTAGCCGAAGTCCCGCTCTTTGGATCCGCCTCTATGCGGGATCCGGAAGGGCGGACAATCTCTCTTTTTTGTCTCGGCAAACGTTGGTGAGATTGCGTCGCTCGCCCCTGCGGGGCATCGCTCGCAATGACTTTGAGCGTTTTTGAGATGAGTTCTAGTCGGAGTGATTGTATTGCGACCACCGGATTGCTTCGGGGCTGTCCCAAATGTAGGTCGAAATGCTATTTCGACCACGTTGAGGATCCTGAAATCTCCGAAACCAAAGAAATCTTGACTTACTCGAAGAGGTCGAAAGTACTTTTGGGACAG is part of the Ignavibacteriales bacterium genome and harbors:
- a CDS encoding GIY-YIG nuclease family protein — its product is NHRPFENDALCQIIRHCERVPLTRDFEGDERSSPVGLSSIFRSVQHSQVGVKPLHHLAIGLSAMAKPMYVYILTNQRHTVLYTGVTNDLERRLAEHRSKENRGFTYRYNVTKLVYFEEFDNPDDAIQREKQIKAGSRQKKLDLINGLNPGWRDLAEISD